One genomic window of Salvia miltiorrhiza cultivar Shanhuang (shh) chromosome 4, IMPLAD_Smil_shh, whole genome shotgun sequence includes the following:
- the LOC131022566 gene encoding uncharacterized protein LOC131022566, which yields MNFRSMEEFWPFYVSQHSKAATRRWHFAGTLCSIVCLIYAVMFNLWVLIVVPLIGYGLAWYSHFFVEGNVPATFGHPFWSLFCDYKMFGLMLTGQMDREIKRLGKRPVLQPY from the coding sequence ATGAATTTCAGGAGTATGGAAGAATTCTGGCCGTTCTACGTGAGCCAGCACTCGAAGGCGGCGACGCGGCGGTGGCATTTCGCAGGAACCCTTTGCAGTATTGTGTGCTTGATATACGCAGTGATGTTTAATCTGTGGGTATTGATAGTGGTGCCGTTGATTGGTTACGGTTTGGCTTGGTATAGCCATTTCTTCGTGGAAGGGAATGTTCCTGCAACTTTTGGGCACCCCTTTTGGTCTCTGTTTTGCGATTACAAAATGTTTGGATTGATGCTCACTGGCCAGATGGATCGGGAAATCAAGAGGCTCGGTAAGAGGCCCGTCTTGCAACCCTACTAG